A stretch of DNA from Triticum dicoccoides isolate Atlit2015 ecotype Zavitan chromosome 2A, WEW_v2.0, whole genome shotgun sequence:
GCAAGGGTACATGTTTTTGGTTCACNNNNNNNNNNNNNNNNNNNNNNNNNNNNNNNNNNNNNNNNNNNNNNNNNNNNNNNNNNNNNNNNNNNNNNNNNNNNNNNNNNNNNNNNNNNNNNNNNNNNNNNNNNNNNNNNNNNNNNNNNNNNNNNNNNNNNNNNNNNNNNNNNNNNNNNNNNNNNNNNNNNNNNNNNNNNNNNNNNNNNNNNNNNNNNNNNNNNNNNNNNNNNNNNNNNNNNNNNNNNNNNNNNNNNNNNNNNNNNNNNNNNNNNNNNNNNNNNNNNNNNNNNNNNNNNNNNNNNNNNNNNNNNNNNNNNNNNNNNNNNNNNNNNNNNNNNNNNNNNNNNNNNNNNNNNNNNNNNNNNNNNNNNNNNNNNNNNNNNNNNNNNNNNNNNNNNNNNNNNNNNNNNNNNNNNNNNNNNNNNNNNNNNNNNNNNNNNNNNNNNNNNNNNNNNNNNNNNNNNNNNNNNNNNNNNNNNNNNNNNNNNNNNNNNNNNNNNNNNNNNNNNNNNNNNNNNNNNNNNNNNNNNNNNNNNNNNNNNNNNNCATTCGCTGAGTGCTTGACAGAAAGCACTTGGCAACCTTTTCTATTCCGGTAGTGAATCTGGACGAGTCACCGGAGTTGCGGCGATCCGCCAGTCGGAGGGAAGGTGATGGGAGAGGGGGAGAGACGCCCTTGTTTACGTAAAACCTCCTTTTGAGCACCGGAAGGCCTTGATCATGTAAACAACCCTTTGCTTGCATCACATGACATGGTTGTCATTTAAGCATGAATTATAAGGATTAGTTGCAATCATATGCGCACAACTATCCATGCAATTTCGCGCAACTAACTTTGTTATTTGGTCACAAATTGGAATTGTTACTGTGACCAGGCAAAGGCGACGTCACCGTGCGGTGCCCTGATTTAAAGACGAAGGGGCCGGTGCTTGCGCGTCCGCGTGATTTATAAGCCATATGTTACCAACGGCGGTCATGCTAGCCGTTAAGTGCGTCGACGATGGCCATGTGGCAACAACCTTTGTCGAGCTCTGACTGTAAGCCGAGGGCCGTTTCGTATATAAGCCGAGTTTTTGTCGTATGCCAAGAATTTTTTTTTTGTCTCACTCAACTTATTTGTATGTAAGCGGAGTCCCCTTTTATTGCCGTGAGTTTTTCATTCCATACTCGGCTTATGTGGATGTAAGTCAAGCACCCGTGTTTTGACACTCGACTTACAGACAGATATACGCGGCAACGTGTGATTTTCTTGTAGTGTGCGGTGCTTCAGTCAAACACTTTGAAGTCTCCCTTTCTGTAACATCCATTTGTCGGCAGCTACACGCTATGTTTTTCAAAGTCCGAAGCAATAAAGGCACTCCGCAGTCCACACATACACTAATTATCAAGCTTCAACACCTGTCTAAATCAAAATCTACTATAATGGCTGCCTTAAAAAGTCAAGCAAAGCCTAATCTTGCAAGGAACTGCATCGAGAATAATCTCACAAGTAATGTTTAGACAGGAAGTAAACACATGAGATTTATTTGCAAGACACGAGACAGAAGACATGAGATCTTCGTCATGAGATGAACGTCGTGCCCGTGCGAATCGATGAAAAAACGACCTTCATCATCTATATATGATTATTAGAGGGAACATTAATTTTACATCTTTGGTTTAGCTCTTTCATCCAAGGAGTAGAAGGTCGTCGTATCATGATCCTCCGGGATGGCCATGATGAGGTCGACGCCACCACTCGCCGTGCACGACGGCAAGAAGATCATGAGGCCTTCGTTGGGCAGGTCCGGCGTGACGAACGCGGAGGGCGGCCCAGTGCCGAAGTCAATCTGATTGAACCTGAAACCCAGGCTGCTGTCCACCTCCAGGTCTGGACAGAACATTGTGCCGttggccgccgccgtcgccacgagCTCCTCCGCGTTGGCGTCCGCTACCCTGCCGAAGTCCAGGAACGACTGGATGTACTCGGCGTCCACCCGGGCGACGGCGTTGCGTATGGCCTCCACCACGCCGCGGTAGGTCCAGCCCAGGACGTCCCGGGCCTGAAGCCTCGGGAACGCCCAGAGCACCATGTTCCCGAAGAATTCCGGCGGCACGGGAGGGTTGGCCCTGGCACGGCAGTTCACGGCCACCCTGACCTGCGTGAACTGCTCGGGCTTCAGGCCGCGCACCGCCGTGGTCTTCTTCCACGCGTGCGCGAGCAGACACTGGAACGTGCTACACCGGATTTCCACGCGGGCCTTGAGCTCGGCGATAAATTCCGCCGTAAAGCGCACCGTCACGTTCTCGATCTTGGAGGAAGGATCGGAGACGACAGGGTACGACCTGCCGCCTTGTCCCTTGAACTCGGTGGACCTGTGGTCGAACACACTACACACTCGTCAAGCAAGccaattggtatctagagcaaggttgatcttCTAGTAACGGAGGATCATGGCGGATGACGAGAAGAACAAGCAGCTGGCAGAGTACTCCGGTGCGGCTAAAGTATTTGCTGCTCCGGCGAGTTCGTCGTACCCATGATTTGATCGCGAGAACTTCGGGGTCTGGAAGGCCCTCATGGAGTGTGGTCTCCGCGCCAACGAGCTATGGGATGCGGTCGACCCAGACGGTGACGCGTTCAAGAAGGAGGGAGCCGAGCACCGGAAGGATCGGCAGGCGGCGTCGGCGATTTACTCGGTGATGCCGATGGATGTCCTCCAACACCTAATCGCCAAAGAAACGGCGAAGGAGGCGTGGGATACTTTGAAGCTCATGTTCGAGGGACACACCTGCGTCAAGCAAGCCAATCTCCAAACTCTCCTAAGGAACTACGAGACTCTGTCATGGGCGATAATTTGTCTGTGGATGCGTTTGCTTCACGGGTGGCTACTCTCGTCAATCGGATTCGTGCGCTTGGAGAAAACCTCACGGAGGGCTCGGTTGTCCGGCGGTTCTTGCGCGCGGCCCCTCCCCGGTACCTGCAAATTGTCACGGCGATCGAGCAGTGCGTCGATCTCGAGACTCTCTCCATCGACGATCTTGTCGGACTATACAAGGCTCACGATGAGCGTATGCGGTACAGTCTTGGGGACGGGAGGAACGACGAGCTTGTGATGCTCACAAAGGCGCAGTGGATCGCCCTTGAAAAGAAAGGCGGGTCCAAGAGCAGCAGCAAGAAGAAGGGAAAGCAGCGTTCGGCGAGAAAGAACTTCGCTGACTCGGACGACGACTCAGATAATGAGGTTGCACCACCACCGAGGAGAAAATTTGACATCAGGAAAGTGAGGTGTTATAactgtggcctcctcggtcacttcAAGGCTGACTGCGAAGAAGCACCGAAGCGAAAGGCGCTTATTGCTCAGCAAGGAGATGATGGGGATATGATGCTGATGTGCGAGCTAGTGGACGAAGAGGATCCAGATGATCACGATCAGCTGGAGACAAGTGTGATGAGTACATCCGTATCGGAAGAACCAGGCGAAGTCGTGGGGCCAGAAGACGGTGACGCAAGGCGTGATGATGTGATCACATTAGAAGCAGGCGAAGAAGTGGCGCCAGAAGTCCACGACACAATGCGTGATGGTGTGATCGTGCTAGAAACATGCAAAGTTGTGTCGTCAGAAGTCCATGACGCACTGCGTGACGATGTGGTCAAGCAAGAAGATGGCGAAGACGTGGCG
This window harbors:
- the LOC119358466 gene encoding tryptamine benzoyltransferase 1-like; this translates as MEASSSTMLKPVYSTPHPLAGEMVPLTLFDRATLDIFVPLILVYPAPTPSNEALKEGLRRAVAVYPHLAGRLAVDHRGRRFIHVNNEGVLVVEAAVPVDLASAVIDDSFVTNTDGLYPAVPPPEESIGVALLQIQLNRYKCGGLVPCRTCWPRSDADVFDHRSTEFKGQGGRSYPVVSDPSSKIENVTVRFTAEFIAELKARVEIRCSTFQCLLAHAWKKTTAVRGLKPEQFTQVRVAVNCRARANPPVPPEFFGNMVLWAFPRLQARDVLGWTYRGVVEAIRNAVARVDAEYIQSFLDFGRVADANAEELVATAAANGTMFCPDLEVDSSLGFRFNQIDFGTGPPSAFVTPDLPNEGLMIFLPSCTASGGVDLIMAIPEDHDTTTFYSLDERAKPKM